A single region of the Marinobacter salinus genome encodes:
- the urtD gene encoding urea ABC transporter ATP-binding protein UrtD: MSFLQELTDREHVFEFLTQVKSPVDVRHGPILYLEDVNVSFDGFKAINNLNLTIDDGELRCIIGPNGAGKTTMMDIITGKTRPDTGSVWFGSRHNLLTMNEPDIASLGIGRKFQKPTVFEALTVFENLELAMATDKRVLPTLTAIMKPEYRDRIDEVLEMIGLEALRDRLAGILSHGQKQWLEIGMLLMQKPRLLLVDEPVAGMTEQEMERTAELLTSLAGKQSVVVVEHDMGFVRSIARKVTVLHQGSVLAEGSMDQVSNDPEVIKVYLGEEA; the protein is encoded by the coding sequence ATGAGTTTTTTGCAGGAACTGACCGACCGTGAGCATGTGTTCGAGTTTCTGACTCAGGTGAAGTCGCCGGTGGACGTGCGCCACGGCCCCATCCTGTACCTGGAAGACGTGAACGTTAGCTTTGACGGCTTTAAAGCCATCAACAACCTCAACCTCACCATCGACGACGGCGAGCTGCGCTGCATCATCGGCCCCAACGGCGCGGGCAAGACCACCATGATGGACATCATCACCGGAAAAACCCGGCCAGACACCGGCTCGGTATGGTTCGGCAGCCGCCACAATCTGCTCACCATGAACGAGCCCGACATTGCCTCCCTCGGCATCGGCCGCAAGTTCCAGAAACCCACGGTCTTCGAAGCCCTCACCGTGTTCGAAAACCTGGAGCTGGCCATGGCGACAGACAAGCGGGTATTGCCCACGCTCACCGCCATCATGAAACCGGAATACCGGGACCGCATCGACGAGGTGCTGGAAATGATCGGCCTTGAGGCACTGCGGGACCGCCTGGCCGGCATCCTCTCCCACGGCCAGAAACAGTGGCTGGAAATCGGCATGCTGCTGATGCAGAAGCCCCGCCTGCTCTTGGTAGACGAGCCCGTGGCCGGCATGACCGAACAGGAAATGGAGCGCACCGCCGAACTGCTCACCAGCCTCGCGGGCAAACAGTCCGTGGTGGTGGTGGAACACGACATGGGCTTTGTCCGCTCCATAGCCCGCAAGGTCACCGTACTGCACCAGGGCAGCGTGCTGGCCGAAGGCTCCATGGATCAGGTCTCCAACGACCCGGAAGTGATCAAGGTCTATCTCGGGGAGGAGGCGTAA